The stretch of DNA CTCCTGCGCAATTCGCCGCGATCGGCGCGCACATCGTCGGCAGCGCCGGGATGCTCGTCGGCGACGCCGGGCGCGTCACGATCCAGAAGGAGACCCGAGGCATCGTCGTGCTGAAGACCGTGCTCACCCTCGCCGCAGGAGGCGCGTCGCTGTACTCGGCGGTCGTGGGCCGGAAGCAGTCCGAGCACTCCGACGAGGGGGCCAAGGGCGCGACCGAAGCGGCCGGATGGGAGTCGTCCGGTCTCGCCGCGGCCCAGAAGCAGCAGAAGATCCTGCAGTGGGTGGTCCCCGCCATCACCGGCGTGCTCATCGTGCTCGCGGCGCAGCAGGGCGAGGCGCAGCGACCCAAGAAGGGACTCTCCGCGCTGCTCGCGAAGAAGGGGCTGCTTCAGGGGAACTGACGCTCCAATCCGACGGCGCCTGCGACGGCGCCTCCGGCTAGAGTCCGAGCCAGTCGCTGGCGCCGTCGGGATAGTGCTGCTTCTTCCAGATCGGCGTCTCGGCCTTGATCCGGTCGACGAGCAGTGCACACGCGGCGAACGCTTCGGCACGGTGGGGAGAGGCGACGACCGCGACGAGCGCGACGTCGCCGATCGCGAGCGCTCCGATCCGGTGCGCTGCCGCGAGGGTGAGGCCCGTCTCGGCGGCGACCGCGGCGCAGCACTCGGCGAGGATGCGCTCCGCGTCGGGGTGGGCGCTGTAGTCGAGCGCGGTGACCTCGCGTCCGCCGTCGGCGTCGCGAACCACGCCGCGGAACGTGACGACGGCGCCGTCGGCCCGCGAGGTCACCGCCGACTCGAGTTCATCGGCGTCGAGCACGTCCGACGTGACCCGAGCGAGGACGACGCTCACGCCGTCGGCCCGTCGTGGATAGGGGCGCCCGCCGAGTGGTCGCCGCCGCCGTCGACCTGCGCGAGCAGGTGCTCGAGCACGCGCTCGAGCACGCCGAGTCCGTCGCGCACACCGCCCGTCGACCCGGGGAGGTTGACGATGACGGTTCCGTTCGCGACGCCGGCGACCCCGCGGCTGAGCGAGGACGTCGGCACGATGGCGGCCCCGGCGGCGCGGATGGCGTCGGCGAGTCCAGGGAGTTCGCGGTCGAGCAGCGGGATGGTCGCCTCGGGGGTGGCGTCGGTCGGGCTCGCTCCGGTGCCTCCCGTGGTGAGCACGAGGGCGGGGCGGGTGGCGACCACCGAGCGCAACGCCGTCGCGATGTCGGCGTCGGCCACGACGACCACCTCGTCGACAGTCAGTCCCCGCGCCTGCAGCCACTCGGCGATCAGCGGGCCGGTGGTGTCGTCGCGGGTACCGGTCGCGGCGCGGGTCGAGGCGACCACGACCACGGCCCGGTCGCGGCGCAGCTCCGGAACCGCCGATCGAATGCGGCCGTCGAGCCACGCGTCGCGTCGCCACTCGCCGCGGGCACCGCCCGACTTCGACACGAGCCGGACATCGGTGAGGGTGGCTGCGGGATCGACCGCCTTGACCATGTCGTGCAGCGTCAGCCCCGCCACCGTCACCGCCGTCAGCGCCTCCATCTCGACGCCCGTGCGGCCCGTCGTCGTCGCGGTGGCGGTGATCGTGACGGTCGTGCCGGCGGGGTGGAGGTCGACGGTGACCCGGTCGAGTGCCAGCGGGTGGCAGAGAGGGATGAGGTCGCTGGTGCGCTTCGCGCCCATGATCCCGGAGATGCGCGCGGTCGCCAGCGCATCGGCCTTCTTCAGGCCGTCGGTGCGGAGCAGACCGATCACCTCGTCGGTGGTGACGAAGGTTCCGCTCGCCACCGCCACCCGGTGGGTGACCTCCTTGCCGCCGACGTCGACCATGCGGGCGCGCCCGTCGGAGTCGAGGTGGGTCAGCCCGCTCGCACCAGTCGGTTCACTCAGAGTCGGTTCACTCACAGTCGGTTCACTCATAGGGGGAGCACCTCCACGGCGTCGCCGTCATGCAGTCGGGTGAGGGTTTCGGGGATGTCGAGGAGGCAGTCGGCCGCCGCCATCGTGGCGACCAAGTGGGAGCTCGGGCCGGAGACCGCCCGCACCCGTCCTCCGGGGGTGCGGGTGCCGCGCAGCCACTGCCGCTTGCCGGGAACCGAGACGACGTCGCCGTCGAAGACCCGCTGCTCGGCGAGGATCGGGGGAAGCCCCGAGGCGCGGCGGAGCACCGGCCGCAGGAACACGGCGAACGAGACCTGCGCGCTGACCGGGTTGCCGGGGAACGACACGACGGGGACGCCCTCGACGACGGCCGTCGACTGCGGTCCGCCCGGCTGCATCGCGACCTCGGTCACGTCGGCGCCGAGCGGCTCGAGCACGTCGCGGACGACCTCGAACTCGCCCTTCGACACCCCACCCGAGGTGATCACGAGGTCCGCACGACGTACGGCCTCGTCGAGAGCGGCGCGGAAGACGTGCGCGTCGTCGCTCGTGCGGGCGGTGAAGACGATCTCCGCACCGGACTCGCGGGCCGCGCTCGCGAGGGCGACGGTGTTCGCATCGAACACCTGACCCGGGGCCGGGGTGGCGCCGGGGGGAACGATCTCGGCCCCCGAGCTGATCACCGCGACGCGGATCCGTTTCAGCACCGCGACCTCGGTGAGGCCGGCCGCCGCGAGGGCGGCGAGATGGCGCGGCGCCAGT from Herbiconiux sp. L3-i23 encodes:
- the glp gene encoding gephyrin-like molybdotransferase Glp translates to MTAPEAASPPATPSAEQAVESRRSVDEHARRIEALLADLPVASERVPLERARGRVSAVPVLAPVDLPLFRNSQMDGFAVASADLAHVPATLRIGETIAAAPSSPVRVEQGTAARIMTGAVVPEGADCVVPVEHTHVDDGQVTVLVARSAGDYVREPGTDVRAGARLLTEGVVLAPRHLAALAAAGLTEVAVLKRIRVAVISSGAEIVPPGATPAPGQVFDANTVALASAARESGAEIVFTARTSDDAHVFRAALDEAVRRADLVITSGGVSKGEFEVVRDVLEPLGADVTEVAMQPGGPQSTAVVEGVPVVSFPGNPVSAQVSFAVFLRPVLRRASGLPPILAEQRVFDGDVVSVPGKRQWLRGTRTPGGRVRAVSGPSSHLVATMAAADCLLDIPETLTRLHDGDAVEVLPL
- the moaCB gene encoding bifunctional molybdenum cofactor biosynthesis protein MoaC/MoaB, which gives rise to MSEPTVSEPTLSEPTGASGLTHLDSDGRARMVDVGGKEVTHRVAVASGTFVTTDEVIGLLRTDGLKKADALATARISGIMGAKRTSDLIPLCHPLALDRVTVDLHPAGTTVTITATATTTGRTGVEMEALTAVTVAGLTLHDMVKAVDPAATLTDVRLVSKSGGARGEWRRDAWLDGRIRSAVPELRRDRAVVVVASTRAATGTRDDTTGPLIAEWLQARGLTVDEVVVVADADIATALRSVVATRPALVLTTGGTGASPTDATPEATIPLLDRELPGLADAIRAAGAAIVPTSSLSRGVAGVANGTVIVNLPGSTGGVRDGLGVLERVLEHLLAQVDGGGDHSAGAPIHDGPTA
- a CDS encoding molybdenum cofactor biosynthesis protein MoaE; translation: MSVVLARVTSDVLDADELESAVTSRADGAVVTFRGVVRDADGGREVTALDYSAHPDAERILAECCAAVAAETGLTLAAAHRIGALAIGDVALVAVVASPHRAEAFAACALLVDRIKAETPIWKKQHYPDGASDWLGL